The following nucleotide sequence is from Bombina bombina isolate aBomBom1 chromosome 11, aBomBom1.pri, whole genome shotgun sequence.
acccaaattgctattttattcctgccataatactgcactgtaccactacttgtacatagaactttggggaacatatactgtatacagtacacgTACAGTACTGATTGTAACACGCTTGGCACCTAGAGCTGATAATGGCAGATAAAAAGAAATGCCGTAAATCTATTACCTTGGATATGAAGCttaaaattattagattgtatgatgaaggtgtaattcaagctgaaataggccgaaagctaggcttcactaggaccacaattaacacagtcatgaagaacagagaaaaaattgttgcagaagttaaaagtgctacacctgttaacaccacaacaattcgaaaaagggatagcattgttgcagacatggagagactcctaatactttggatagaaaatcagacaacacgccatgttcctgtaaaccaggcaattatacaaagtaaagccttaagcttattcaatgacctgaaggctaagaaaggtgaagcagcaaaggatgctgaatttgttgcaagccgtggatggtttgataggtttaagaagaggtctaatctacataacatcaaagtacaaggagaggcagctgctgcagatactgaggctgcagaaagctatccaagtgaatttgcaaaaattattgaagatggaggctactccatggatcaaatttttaatgtggatgagactggtctattctggaagaagatgcctgcaagaaccttcattgcaagacaggaaaaatcaatgccaggctacaagccagctaaagatagaataacccttctgttaggtggcaatgcttctggtaccttaaagctaaagcctttgtttatttaccgttttcaaaatccaagagctttgaagaactacgttaaaactagacttccagtgcattggagggcaaataaaaaagcatgggtaactgcagccctttttgaggattggtttgacacctgctttgttccagaggtgaaagcttattgcaaagacaataatatccctttcaagatTTTGCTGCTTGTTGATAATGCTCCTGGACACCCTCGAACACTAGAAGAGCTCAACCCTAACATTAGAGTGGAATTCCTACCACCAAATACCACTTCATTACTGCAGCCCATGGATCAATGTGTCATAGCTGCCTTCAAGTTAAACTACTTAAAAAGAACATTCAGTAAGTGTATTGCAGCAATAGACAAAGAAGAAGGTGCAGGGCAAGAAGTCCTATCGAAATTCTGGAAAAGCTACAACATCTTGGATTGCATTAAAACTGTAAGAGATGCTTGGAATGACATAAAGGATACCACAATGAAAAGGgcctggaaaaaattatgcccacaGTTAGCTGATGATTCTGAAGGCGTTGATGATTCTGTAGCTAATGTTACTGAAAATATTGTAGAGATGGCAAGGCAGTTAGAGCTGGAAGTAGAgccagaagatgttgctgaactgcttgcatcccatactgagcccctcagcaatgaagatcttctagaacttgaagaggagagagaagaagaagaagatgtgcaaaatggggttgagaacattgaacagcctgaaggcttaacttcaaaaattctctttcaagCTTTCCGTCATCTTGATAGCGCCATGGCTCTTTTTGAAAAGCATGATAGGGACTTTGAAAGAAGCTTCACAGTCAATGGTAACATTTCAGGGGCTTATTCCTGTTACAAAGAAATCTACAGAGAAAAGAAGAAAGCTACACTTCAAACCTCCATAGAGACTTACTTTTCTAAAAGTCCATCAGCACGCAGATCATCATCATCGACAGACAGTCATTTGGATACCAGATCATCAACTGGCAGTCCATTTCCAGCTCTGGCATCACCACCCAGTCCTGCTCCTTCTCTTATTGCTACTTGTAGTACACCCAATTCGCCAGCAAGAAAGCGTCTCGCCTTTGAAGAGTTGACTTGTGAAACAGAAGATACCAGTATGACTTCATCCTTACTAGAATAAATGCTcatagctgatcctaagcttagaaaatgttgtgtttacagtattttgcaatacagtacagtaaatatgttctcttgtcctaagctgatcctaagcttagaaaatgttgtgtttattttgcaatactgtacagtacagtaaatatgttctcttatcctaagctgatcctaagcttagaaaatgttgtgtttattttgcaaaactgtacagtacagtaattatgttctcttgtcctaagctgatcctaagcttagaaaatgtctttatttttcaatacagtacagtaaatactgtatgttctgttgccctaagctgatcctaagcttagaattttttttgtttattttgcaataaatattttcttttggcctaaccttatagtattgtgtttattttagttataaatgtattatttatatcagtTATGCCTATAAATGACTATTATAATGAAGTACAAGCATTGAGAAgtgaaaaaaaagtattgcttcactttaagtacattttcGTTTTACATACATGCTCTGGTCCCATTGTGTACGTAAATGTGGGGTATGCCTGTACTTCCTATTGTTGTTCATTGGATTATAGATACTTTCTGCAGATGTTCATTAGGTTATAGATACTTCCTACTGGTGCTTATTGACTTATAGATGCTTCCTACTAGTGCTTATTGTGATATAAATATTCCTATTGGTGATCATTGGGTTATATATACTTCCAACTGGTGCTCATTGTCAAATAGATAGTTCCTACTTGTGTTCTTTGGGTTTTAGATACTTCCAACTGGTACTCAGTGACTTATAGATACTTTCTACTGATTCTCATTGGtttatagatacttcctgctagtgCTTATTGGTTTATAGATACTTCCTGTTGGTGCTAATTAGCTTATAAATACTTCCTACAGGTGCTTATTGgtgatcattttaatatagatatttCCTACTGGTGTTCATTGGGTTATAGATACCTTATACTGGTGATCAATCGGTTATAAATACTTCATACTGGTGCTCATTGTCTCATATATACTTCATACTGTTGCTGTCATATGGATACTTCTTACTGGTGATCATTAGCTTATAGATACTGCCTACTGGTGCCCATTGTCATATAGATAGTTCAAACAGGGGCTCATTGGGTTATAGACACTTCCTACTGGTGCTCATTGACTTATAGATACTCCAACTGGTGTTCAATGTCATATATATGCATCCTACTGGTTTCCATTGAGTTATTGATACTTCATACAGGAGCTCATTGGGTTCTACATACTTCCAACTGGTGTTCATTGGGTTATAGATACTTCCTACTGGTGCTCATAGGGTTATAGATGCTTCCTAAAGGAGCTTATTGAGTTATAGATAcatcctactgatgctcattgggTTATTGATACTTCTTACTGGTGCTCATTGGGTTATAGATACTTACTACTGGTGATCAGTGCGTTATAGATACTTCCTACTTGTGTTCATTGGGttatagatacttcctactgatgctcattggccTATAAATACCTCCTACTGGTGCTCATTGggatatatatacttcctactggtGTTCAGTAagatatatatacttcctactggaGCTCATTGTCATATAGATACTTCCTATTGGAGCTCATTGGGTTATAGACACTTGCTACTGGAGCTCATTGGAATATAGACACTCCTACTGGTGTTCATTAGgttatatatacttcctactggtGTTCATTGAGCTATAGGTACTGCCTACTAGAGCTCATTGGGTTATAGATACTTCCTACTGGTGCTCATTGTCATATAGATACTTCCTATTGGAGCTCATTGGGTTATAGACACTTGCTACTGGAGCTCATTGGAATATAGACACTTCCTAATTATGTTCATTGGGTTATTGATACTTCCTACTGGAGCTCATTGACTTATAGATATTTTTTACTGATGCTCACTGCCTTTATAGATACTTCCTACTGGTGCACATTGGGTTATAGATACTTCATACTGATGCACATTGGTTTATAGATAACTCCTACTGGTGCTTATTGGTTTACcgatacttcctactgatgctcattagtTTATAGATATCTCTTACTGGTGCTCATTGGTTTATAGATACTTCCTACTggtgctcattggcttatagataCTTCCTTCTGATTCTCATTGGGTTATAGATACTTCCTACAGAAGCTCATAGGGTTATACATACATCCTACAGGTGCTCATTGGGTTATAGATACTTCCTACTTGTGTTCAGGGTCATAGATACTTCCTACTGTTGTTCATTGGCTTATAGATACTTTCTACTGGTGATCATTGGGTTATATATTCTTCCTGTTGGTGCTCATAGacttatagatacttcctactgGTGGTCATTGACTTATAGATACT
It contains:
- the LOC128642430 gene encoding tigger transposable element-derived protein 1-like, which translates into the protein MADKKKCRKSITLDMKLKIIRLYDEGVIQAEIGRKLGFTRTTINTVMKNREKIVAEVKSATPVNTTTIRKRDSIVADMERLLILWIENQTTRHVPVNQAIIQSKALSLFNDLKAKKGEAAKDAEFVASRGWFDRFKKRSNLHNIKVQGEAAAADTEAAESYPSEFAKIIEDGGYSMDQIFNVDETGLFWKKMPARTFIARQEKSMPGYKPAKDRITLLLGGNASGTLKLKPLFIYRFQNPRALKNYVKTRLPVHWRANKKAWVTAALFEDWFDTCFVPEVKAYCKDNNIPFKILLLVDNAPGHPRTLEELNPNIRVEFLPPNTTSLLQPMDQCVIAAFKLNYLKRTFSKCIAAIDKEEGAGQEVLSKFWKSYNILDCIKTVRDAWNDIKDTTMKRAWKKLCPQLADDSEGVDDSVANVTENIVEMARQLELEVEPEDVAELLASHTEPLSNEDLLELEEEREEEEDVQNGVENIEQPEGLTSKILFQAFRHLDSAMALFEKHDRDFERSFTVNGNISGAYSCYKEIYREKKKATLQTSIETYFSKSPSARRSSSSTDSHLDTRSSTGSPFPALASPPSPAPSLIATCSTPNSPARKRLAFEELTCETEDTSMTSSLLE